The following are from one region of the Leucobacter sp. Psy1 genome:
- a CDS encoding DUF721 domain-containing protein: MTDGVLSFTSESYLHAKSVWKGVPIRRTGRRTVEQTGESVPFGKGREPKPLESVLQLTARQMGWIEELSQAQIITDWSTFVGDRLAGHTEIVGIQHGILQVQCDSTSWATELRRLRGEILTRMMEEYPDAAISDIRFLAPGAPTWRHGPRSVRGRGPRDTYG, from the coding sequence ATGACTGACGGTGTGCTTTCCTTCACGTCGGAGTCGTACTTGCACGCGAAATCCGTCTGGAAAGGTGTTCCGATCAGGCGGACCGGCCGGCGAACCGTTGAACAGACCGGTGAGAGTGTGCCGTTCGGAAAGGGACGCGAGCCGAAGCCATTGGAGAGCGTTCTTCAGTTGACCGCACGGCAGATGGGTTGGATAGAGGAACTCTCTCAAGCGCAGATCATCACCGACTGGAGCACGTTTGTCGGTGACCGTCTCGCCGGACACACCGAGATTGTTGGCATCCAGCATGGCATCCTCCAGGTCCAGTGCGATTCGACCTCCTGGGCGACCGAACTGAGGAGACTCAGGGGCGAGATCTTGACGCGTATGATGGAGGAGTATCCCGACGCGGCGATCAGTGACATTCGATTTCTCGCGCCGGGAGCGCCAACATGGCGGCACGGACCGCGTTCGGTCAGGGGCCGGGGGCCTCGGGACACTTACGGGTAG
- the gyrA gene encoding DNA gyrase subunit A, protein MTSENDLPEEQIIEPEQVDGHGRIDQVDLQLEMQRSYLDYAMSVIVGRALPDVRDGLKPVHRRVIYTMYDGGYRPDKAFSKCTRVIGDVMGQFHPHGDSAVYDSLVRLVQPWSMRYPLALGQGNFGSPGNDGAAAHRYTETKMSPLAMEMVRDIDEDTVDFHDNYDGRTQEPSVLTSRFPNLLVNGSVGIAVGMATNIPPHNLREVAEGARWHLDHPEATREELQDALIERIKGPDFPTGAQILGTRGIRDAYRTGRGSITMRAVVDIEEIHGRNCLVITELPYQVNPDNLAVKIADLVKENKVQGIADIRDESSGRTGQRLVVVLKRDAIPKVVLNNLYKHTQLQENFGANMLAIVDGVPRTLSIDGFILAWVKFQVEIIVRRTEYRLKKAEAEAHIQRGYLKALDALDEVIALIRRSPTVDEAREGLMGLLDVDQIQADAILGLQLRRLAALERQKILDLAAKLEAQIAEYHQILASPSQQREIVGEELDEIVQKFGDERRTEIMHGFDGDMSMEDLIPEEEMVVTVTRGGYVKRTRIDNYRTQHRGGKGVRGAQLRADDIVEHFFVTTTHHWLLFFTNTGRVYRAKTYEIPEGGRDSKGQHLANLLALAPEETVTQILDLREFHSGFLVLATREGLVKKTVLEEYDTNRTGGIIAIRLREGDELVSAFIADADNDVLLISRQGMSVRFTASDQALRPMGRSTSGVRGMKFREGDALLTARRIDDDGYVFVVTEGGYAKRTAVDEYRVQGRGGYGIKVAKLDENRGNLVGGLIVGETDEVLVVLATGKVVRSNVAEVPAKGRNTMGVVFARFPEGDRIIGIARNSERGLESDDTEPENEIAESKEDVNE, encoded by the coding sequence TTGACATCTGAAAACGATCTTCCGGAAGAGCAGATCATCGAACCCGAACAGGTCGACGGCCACGGGCGGATCGATCAGGTCGATCTGCAGCTCGAGATGCAGCGGTCGTACCTCGACTATGCGATGAGCGTGATCGTTGGGCGTGCCCTGCCCGACGTACGTGACGGCCTGAAGCCGGTGCACCGCCGCGTGATCTACACGATGTACGACGGCGGATACCGGCCGGACAAGGCGTTCTCGAAGTGCACTCGCGTCATCGGCGACGTGATGGGCCAGTTCCACCCGCACGGTGACAGCGCAGTCTACGACTCGCTGGTCCGCCTCGTACAGCCCTGGTCGATGCGCTACCCGCTGGCACTGGGGCAGGGGAACTTCGGATCACCCGGTAACGACGGCGCCGCGGCTCACCGGTACACGGAGACCAAGATGTCCCCGCTCGCCATGGAGATGGTGCGGGACATCGACGAGGACACCGTCGACTTCCACGACAACTACGATGGCCGTACGCAGGAGCCCAGCGTTCTGACGAGCCGCTTCCCCAACCTCCTCGTGAACGGGTCGGTTGGCATCGCTGTCGGTATGGCGACGAACATCCCGCCGCACAACCTGCGGGAGGTCGCAGAGGGTGCTCGTTGGCACCTCGACCACCCGGAGGCAACGCGCGAGGAGCTACAGGACGCGCTTATCGAGCGGATCAAGGGACCCGACTTTCCGACGGGAGCTCAGATTCTGGGAACGCGCGGCATCCGCGACGCGTACCGCACGGGGCGCGGGTCGATCACGATGCGCGCGGTCGTCGATATCGAGGAGATCCACGGCCGGAACTGCCTGGTCATCACCGAACTGCCGTACCAGGTGAACCCGGACAACCTCGCCGTCAAGATCGCCGACCTGGTCAAGGAGAACAAGGTCCAGGGCATCGCCGACATCCGCGACGAGTCGAGCGGCCGCACAGGTCAGCGCCTCGTCGTCGTGCTGAAGCGCGACGCCATTCCGAAGGTCGTGCTCAACAACCTGTACAAGCACACGCAGCTGCAGGAGAACTTCGGCGCGAATATGCTGGCGATCGTCGACGGCGTGCCGCGCACGCTTTCGATCGACGGCTTCATTCTCGCCTGGGTGAAGTTCCAGGTCGAGATCATTGTGCGCCGCACGGAGTACCGCCTGAAGAAGGCTGAGGCCGAAGCGCACATTCAGCGTGGCTATCTCAAGGCGCTCGACGCGCTCGACGAGGTCATCGCACTGATTCGCCGGTCGCCCACCGTCGACGAAGCGCGCGAGGGGCTGATGGGGCTGCTCGATGTGGATCAGATCCAGGCGGATGCGATCCTCGGCCTGCAGCTGCGTCGTCTGGCCGCTCTCGAGCGCCAGAAGATCCTCGACCTGGCTGCCAAGCTCGAAGCTCAGATCGCCGAGTACCACCAGATCCTCGCATCGCCCTCGCAGCAGCGCGAGATCGTCGGCGAGGAACTCGACGAGATCGTGCAGAAGTTCGGTGACGAGCGGCGCACCGAGATCATGCACGGGTTCGACGGCGACATGTCGATGGAAGACCTCATTCCGGAAGAGGAGATGGTCGTCACCGTCACGCGCGGCGGGTACGTCAAGCGCACGCGGATCGACAACTACCGAACCCAGCACCGCGGAGGCAAGGGCGTGCGCGGTGCGCAATTGCGCGCAGACGACATCGTCGAGCACTTCTTCGTCACCACGACGCACCACTGGCTCCTGTTCTTCACGAACACGGGGCGCGTCTATCGGGCGAAGACGTATGAGATCCCGGAGGGCGGTCGCGACTCGAAGGGTCAGCACCTCGCCAACCTGCTCGCGCTCGCGCCCGAGGAGACCGTGACGCAGATTCTCGACCTCCGAGAGTTCCACAGCGGATTCCTCGTCCTCGCCACGCGCGAGGGACTCGTCAAGAAGACGGTTCTCGAGGAGTACGACACGAATCGTACGGGGGGCATTATCGCCATTCGCCTCCGCGAGGGCGACGAACTCGTCTCGGCATTCATCGCCGATGCGGACAACGATGTGCTCCTGATCTCCCGACAGGGGATGTCGGTGCGCTTCACCGCCTCCGACCAGGCACTCCGCCCCATGGGCCGCTCGACGAGCGGCGTGCGCGGAATGAAGTTCCGCGAGGGCGACGCCCTGCTGACGGCGCGCCGAATCGACGATGACGGGTACGTCTTCGTCGTCACCGAGGGCGGTTACGCGAAGCGGACGGCTGTGGACGAGTACCGCGTGCAGGGTCGTGGCGGGTATGGCATCAAGGTCGCGAAGCTCGATGAGAACCGTGGGAACCTCGTGGGCGGACTCATCGTCGGCGAGACGGACGAGGTGCTCGTTGTTCTGGCAACCGGCAAGGTTGTACGGTCGAATGTGGCAGAAGTTCCGGCGAAGGGCAGGAACACCATGGGGGTCGTGTTTGCGCGATTCCCAGAGGGTGATCGTATTATTGGCATCGCGCGGAATTCCGAGCGCGGGCTCGAGAGCGACGATACCGAGCCGGAGAACGAGATCGCTGAGAGCAAGGAAGACGTGAATGAGTAA
- the gyrB gene encoding DNA topoisomerase (ATP-hydrolyzing) subunit B, with the protein MSSDTSASTDEYGAGAIQVLEGLEAVRKRPGMYIGSTGPRGLHHLVSEIVDNSVDEALAGYCDTIDVTILADGGVRVIDNGRGIPVDMHPIEGKSTVEVVLTVLHAGGKFGGGGYAVSGGLHGVGSSVVNALSTRFEVSVSRQGFTWNMSFTNSVPDAPLSQGEPTDATGTTITFWPSPEIFETVDFDYATLRTRFQQMAFLNKGLRIKITDERPQTPVEDEGGEDVTPAVLHDEFFYERGIEDYVEHLNSTKRAELVHDDIIAIEAEDTSRKIAVEMALQWTTAFSESVHTYANTINTHEGGTHEEGFRAALTSLVNRYARDKNLLREKDDNLSGDDVREGLTAVISVKLGEPQFEGQTKTKLGNTEAKAFVQKVVGEQLGDWFERNPNSAKDVIRKAIQAATARLAARKARETARRKGLLESGGMPGKLSDCTSKDPTISEIFIVEGDSAGGSAKTGRDPFTQAILPLRGKILNVEKARLDRALNNAEVQAMITAFGAGIGEDFDPEKARYHKIVLMADADVDGQHITTLLLTLLFRYMRPLIDLGYVYLAQPPLYRIKWANAEDEYVFSDAERDIRLAAGTSNGRRLVKESGVQRYKGLGEMNHEELWETTMNPTTRTLLQVTMEDAAIADEIFATLMGEDVEARRNFIQQNAKDVRFLDI; encoded by the coding sequence ATGAGTTCAGACACTTCCGCAAGTACAGACGAGTACGGTGCAGGAGCGATTCAGGTCCTCGAGGGACTCGAAGCCGTGCGCAAACGACCGGGTATGTACATCGGCTCTACCGGTCCCCGAGGTCTGCATCATCTCGTATCCGAGATCGTGGATAACTCAGTCGACGAGGCTCTGGCGGGATACTGCGACACGATCGACGTGACGATCCTGGCGGACGGGGGTGTGCGCGTTATCGATAACGGGCGAGGCATCCCCGTTGACATGCATCCGATCGAGGGGAAGTCGACGGTCGAGGTGGTGCTCACGGTGCTCCACGCCGGCGGCAAGTTCGGCGGTGGTGGATACGCAGTTTCCGGCGGTTTGCACGGTGTCGGGTCTTCGGTAGTGAACGCGCTTTCCACGCGGTTCGAGGTCTCGGTGAGCCGACAGGGTTTCACGTGGAACATGTCGTTCACGAACAGTGTTCCCGACGCTCCGTTGTCGCAGGGCGAGCCTACCGATGCGACGGGGACGACGATCACTTTCTGGCCGAGTCCCGAGATCTTCGAGACCGTCGACTTCGACTATGCGACCTTGCGCACGCGGTTCCAGCAAATGGCGTTCCTGAACAAGGGGCTCCGCATCAAGATCACCGACGAGCGCCCGCAGACCCCCGTCGAGGACGAAGGGGGGGAGGACGTCACCCCCGCCGTACTGCACGACGAATTCTTCTACGAGCGCGGCATCGAAGACTACGTGGAACACCTGAACTCGACGAAGCGCGCTGAGCTGGTACACGATGACATCATCGCTATCGAGGCGGAGGACACGTCTCGAAAGATTGCGGTAGAGATGGCACTTCAGTGGACGACCGCGTTCTCGGAGAGCGTCCACACCTACGCGAACACCATTAACACGCACGAGGGCGGGACCCATGAAGAGGGATTCCGAGCCGCGCTCACCTCGCTCGTCAATCGGTACGCCCGCGACAAGAACCTGTTGCGCGAGAAGGACGACAATCTGTCCGGCGACGATGTTCGTGAGGGCCTGACCGCCGTCATTTCCGTGAAGCTCGGAGAACCGCAGTTCGAGGGGCAGACGAAGACCAAGCTCGGCAACACCGAGGCGAAGGCGTTCGTGCAGAAGGTCGTCGGCGAGCAGTTGGGCGACTGGTTCGAGCGAAATCCGAACTCGGCGAAGGACGTGATCCGTAAGGCGATCCAGGCCGCAACTGCTCGACTCGCGGCGCGGAAGGCACGTGAGACGGCACGTCGTAAAGGACTCCTCGAATCCGGGGGAATGCCGGGCAAGCTCTCCGACTGCACGAGCAAGGATCCGACCATCTCTGAGATCTTCATCGTCGAGGGCGACTCGGCAGGCGGGTCCGCGAAGACAGGCCGTGATCCGTTCACACAGGCGATCCTGCCGCTGCGCGGCAAGATCCTGAATGTGGAGAAGGCGCGACTGGATCGTGCGCTGAACAACGCCGAGGTCCAGGCGATGATCACGGCATTCGGTGCCGGCATCGGAGAGGACTTCGATCCGGAGAAGGCGCGGTACCACAAGATCGTGCTCATGGCCGACGCTGACGTCGACGGTCAGCACATCACGACGCTCTTGCTGACGCTCCTGTTCCGCTACATGCGTCCGCTTATCGACCTGGGGTACGTCTACCTTGCGCAGCCGCCGCTGTACCGCATCAAGTGGGCGAACGCCGAAGACGAGTACGTCTTCAGCGATGCTGAACGGGACATCCGCCTCGCGGCAGGCACGAGTAACGGTCGCCGGCTCGTGAAGGAGAGCGGCGTGCAGCGATACAAGGGCCTCGGCGAGATGAACCACGAGGAACTGTGGGAGACCACGATGAACCCCACCACTCGCACCCTCCTCCAGGTCACTATGGAGGACGCCGCCATCGCCGACGAGATCTTCGCGACCCTCATGGGCGAAGACGTCGAAGCCCGCCGTAATTTCATCCAGCAGAACGCGAAGGACGTGCGTTTCCTTGACATCTGA
- the recF gene encoding DNA replication/repair protein RecF yields MRVAHLSLADFRNYHHAELPLAPGANLIVGRNGQGKTNLVEAIGYFSGLRSHRVSQDAPMIRAGADAAISRMRVAVGEREVLLELQLNRDRPNRGQVNRGSVPPREVTRWFSSVLFAPEDLWIVRGDPSTRRRFLDEAVAAYRPAMSGVLADYERVLRQRTTLLKSARGGGSRRSAAEATIGVWDEQLVEFGSRIIIARRELLARLSGPGRDAYHALVNADHGFALAMKETVAAPSVSRETVAAESTTSTSTVSRETVAQEFWNSLQSARDQEFERGLTLVGPHRDDLLLSLNDLPVKGFASHGETWSFVLALRLAIAQVLREDDPAGDPVIILDDVFAELDSARRARLMAAVQDFEQVIVTAAVRDDVPEHAGWRIAEISGGQIIEGTDPSEPENAFERTISEGSIAESPGRSTEDRND; encoded by the coding sequence ATGCGGGTGGCACATCTCTCGCTCGCGGATTTTCGCAACTATCACCACGCTGAATTGCCGCTCGCTCCGGGCGCGAATCTGATCGTCGGGCGGAACGGACAGGGCAAGACGAATCTCGTCGAGGCGATCGGATACTTCTCTGGGCTGCGATCCCACAGAGTCTCCCAAGACGCTCCGATGATCAGAGCAGGTGCCGATGCTGCGATATCCCGGATGCGTGTCGCCGTGGGGGAGCGGGAAGTGCTGCTCGAGCTGCAGTTGAACCGGGATCGGCCGAATCGTGGTCAAGTGAACCGTGGGAGCGTTCCCCCTCGTGAGGTCACGCGATGGTTCTCATCGGTCCTCTTCGCGCCCGAAGACCTCTGGATCGTTCGTGGGGATCCGTCGACTCGTCGTCGCTTCCTCGATGAAGCGGTCGCAGCGTACCGTCCAGCGATGAGTGGGGTTCTTGCGGACTATGAACGCGTCCTTCGTCAGCGCACTACTCTCCTGAAGTCTGCTCGAGGTGGTGGATCGAGGCGGTCCGCGGCCGAAGCGACAATTGGTGTCTGGGATGAGCAGCTCGTCGAGTTCGGCTCTCGCATTATCATCGCGCGGCGGGAGCTTCTCGCTCGGCTGTCTGGGCCCGGGCGCGACGCCTATCACGCACTGGTCAATGCGGATCACGGCTTCGCTCTGGCGATGAAGGAGACGGTCGCGGCACCCTCCGTTTCACGTGAAACAGTGGCTGCAGAGTCCACCACCAGTACGTCGACTGTTTCACGTGAAACAGTCGCGCAGGAGTTCTGGAATTCCCTACAGAGCGCGCGGGACCAGGAGTTCGAACGCGGACTCACGTTGGTTGGCCCGCACCGGGACGATCTCCTGCTCTCACTGAATGATCTCCCAGTGAAAGGTTTCGCTAGTCACGGCGAGACATGGTCATTCGTGCTGGCCCTCAGGCTCGCGATCGCACAAGTGCTGCGGGAGGACGACCCGGCGGGGGATCCCGTTATTATTCTCGACGATGTCTTCGCAGAACTCGATTCAGCGCGGCGCGCTCGGCTGATGGCGGCGGTACAGGACTTCGAACAGGTGATCGTCACTGCTGCGGTTCGGGATGACGTGCCCGAGCATGCTGGCTGGCGTATCGCTGAGATCTCCGGTGGCCAGATTATCGAGGGGACCGATCCTTCCGAACCGGAGAATGCGTTTGAGCGAACGATTTCCGAAGGTTCGATCGCGGAGTCGCCGGGTCGCAGCACGGAGGACCGTAATGACTGA
- a CDS encoding DUF3566 domain-containing protein, protein MSNTVADKLARKTRKKAPSKQVRLKLVYIDFWSAVKFSCLLSVCIAVVSVVSTILIYVVLVQTGVMDQADSLFMDIVGEENSLLNILGFPQVAGFAIVVGILNVIVGTALGAIAALVYNLLVRVLGGFQLGFTSN, encoded by the coding sequence ATGAGTAACACTGTCGCCGACAAACTGGCGCGGAAGACCCGCAAGAAGGCGCCGTCCAAGCAGGTGCGCCTGAAGCTGGTCTACATCGACTTCTGGTCTGCGGTGAAGTTCTCGTGTCTCCTCTCGGTGTGCATCGCCGTGGTGAGCGTCGTGTCCACCATCCTCATCTACGTGGTGCTCGTACAGACGGGCGTCATGGATCAGGCGGATTCGCTCTTCATGGACATCGTCGGTGAAGAGAACAGCCTGCTCAATATCCTGGGCTTCCCCCAGGTGGCCGGGTTCGCCATCGTCGTGGGGATCCTGAACGTCATCGTCGGCACCGCGCTCGGAGCGATCGCGGCGCTGGTGTACAACCTGCTGGTGCGCGTGCTGGGCGGCTTCCAGCTCGGGTTCACGAGCAACTAA